A genomic segment from Nicotiana sylvestris chromosome 1, ASM39365v2, whole genome shotgun sequence encodes:
- the LOC104220882 gene encoding cyclase-like protein 2 isoform X2 — MVVPTFLLLLITLSQVILNPIVSLADSAYPSPYGIDSATSCQSTGSDDLIPVRREVYGDGRIFDITHRLSPDMPSWGLENGLGQFLWLPNSMKNGSLANNSEMKLPTHTGTHIDAPGHVYDHYFDAGFDIDTLDLEVLNGPALVVDVPRDKNLTADVMQSLHIPKGVKRVLFRTLNTDRRLMWKKAFDTSYVGFMKDGAQWLVDNTDIKLVGIDYLSVAAFDDLIPSHLVFLKSREIILVEGLKLDDIETGIYNVHCLPLRLLGAEGSPIRCILIK; from the exons ATGGTGGTCCCTACCTTCCTGCTTCTACTAATCACTCTTTCACAAGTAATTCTCAATCCCATTGTTTCACTCGCCGATTCAGCGTATCCCTCACCCTATGGCATTGATAGCGCAACCTCCTGTCAATCTACTGGTTCCGATGACCTAATTCCAGTCCGCCGTGAAGTTTACGGAGACGGCCGTATTTTCGATATTACTCACCGATTAAGCCCTGATATGCCGTCGTGGGGATTAGAAAACGGGCTTGGCCAATTCCTGTGGCTGCCAAATAGCATGAAGAATGGTTCTCTTGCTAATAACTCCGAGATGAAACTTCCGACTCACACCGGCACGCATATTGATGCTCCTGGTCATGTCTACGATCATTATTTCGATGCCGGCTTTGATATCGACACTCTCGACCTCGAAGTTCTCAACG GTCCTGCATTGGTAGTTGATGTTCCAAGAGACAAGAACTTAACTG CGGATGTTATGCAGTCCTTACATATCCCCAAGGGAGTGAAACGAGTACTTTTCAGAACACTGAACACTGACAG GCGTCTTATGTGGAAAAAGGCATTTGACACAAGCTATGTCGGATTCATGAAGGATGGAGCGCAGTGGCTAGTGGATAACACTGACATCAAACTTGTTG gaaTTGATTACTTGTCGGTTGCTGCATTTGATGATTTGATACCTTCCCATCTTGTCTTCCTGAAAAGCAGG GAAATTATTCTTGTTGAAGGGCTGAAGCTGGATGACATAGAAACTGGCATATACAATGTACACTGTCTGCCCTTAAGGTTGCTTGGTGCTGAGGGATCACCTATTAGATGCATATTGATCAAGTAA
- the LOC104215899 gene encoding uncharacterized protein, which produces MARSISAIFFFFLLVSMVTATAPGSSLTAAPGGPVITPPGIANHPSHSHCSDDEIKQCKNLPHVCPKFCPNGCITECRSCKPICIDGPTPPPYTPPSPTTSPKKVKCKNKSYPKCYNQQHTCPTTCPGTCQVDCVSCKPVCSCDTPGAVCQDPRFIGADGITFYFHGKKDKDFCLVSDSNLHINAHFIGKRNENMKRDFTWVQSIGILYGTHKISVGALKTATWDNANDRLFFNFDDETIVLPDNEGERWESETGPTASITRTSSTNEVVIEVENIFKITAKVVPITEKESKVHNYGITQDDCFAHLELGFKFLSLSDGVSGVLGQTYRRNYVSRVKMGALMPVMGGDKDFAASGLFEADCSVAKFQTEESRNEDLLNLELPSLRCNSGIYGRGVVCKR; this is translated from the exons atggctcgatcaatatctgccattttcttcttcttcttgctcgTATCAATGGTTACGGCCACAGCCCCTGGAAGTTCTTTAACTGCTGCCCCCGGTGGCCCGGTAATTACTCCACCTGGGATTGCTAACCATCCCAGCCATTCTCATTGCTCTGATGATGAAATCAAGCAATGCAAAAATCTACCTCATGTTTGTCCCAAATTCTGTCCCAATGGCTGCATAACTGAGTGTCGATCTTGCAAACCTATTTGCATTGATGGCCCAACCCCACCTCCCTACACCCCTCCAAGTCCAACTACATCTCCAAAGAAGGTTAAGTGCAAGAACAAGAGTTACCCAAAATGTTATAATCAACAACATACATGCCCTACCACTTGCCCTGGCACTTGTCAAGTTGATTGTGTTTCTTGCAAACCTGTTTGCA GCTGTGACACTCCAGGAGCAGTTTGCCAAGATCCACGTTTCATTGGAGCAGATGGAATTACTTTCTACTTCCACGGCAAGAAAGATAAAGATTTTTGCCTGGTCTCTGATTCTAACCTCCACATTAACGCCCACTTCATAGGAAAAAGAAATGAGAACATGAAAAGAGACTTTACATGGGTTCAATCCATTGGTATCCTTTATGGTACTCACAAGATTTCTGTTGGAGCACTTAAGACAGCAACATGGGATAATGCCAACGATCGTCTCTTCTTCAACTTTGACGATGAAACTATTGTTCTTCCCGACAACGAAGGCGAAAG GTGGGAGTCAGAAACTGGACCAACAGCCTCGATTACTCGAACCAGCAGCACCAACGAAGTTGTGATCGAAGTTGAAAACATATTCAAGATTACAGCCAAGGTGGTGCCAATTACAGAGAAAGAATCCAAAGTTCATAACTATGGCATAACACAAGACGATTGCTTTGCTCATCTTGAGCTTGGATTCAAGTTTTTATCACTTAGTGATGGAGTGAGTGGTGTTTTGGGCCAGACTTATAGAAGGAACTACGTGAGCAGAGTTAAGATGGGTGCTTTGATGCCTGTAATGGGAGGTGACAAAGACTTTGCAGCTTCAGGACTTTTTGAAGCTGATTGCTCTGTTGCTAAGTTTCAAACAGAAGAATCTAGGAATGAAGATTTGTTGAATTTGGAGCTGCCTAGCTTGAGGTGCAACAGTGGAATTTATGGACGTGGAGTTGTTTGCAAGCGCTAG
- the LOC104220882 gene encoding cyclase-like protein 2 isoform X1, producing MPFSESKMRAVCKLLVLAELLAVSTVSVAFSSSNDAYPTGYGDEPGSCVGSNDDLRPLRREVYEDGQIFDITHQFNPNTPVGDSDEGVGQFLTLLSSMKNGSDYNFSELRLGVHAGTHVDAPGHMYAEYYDAGFDVDSLDLRVLNGPALVVDVPRDKNLTADVMQSLHIPKGVKRVLFRTLNTDRRLMWKKAFDTSYVGFMKDGAQWLVDNTDIKLVGIDYLSVAAFDDLIPSHLVFLKSREIILVEGLKLDDIETGIYNVHCLPLRLLGAEGSPIRCILIK from the exons ATGCCTTTTTCGGAAAGTAAGATGAGGGCTGTGTGTAAGTTGCTAGTATTAGCTGAGTTGTTGGCTGTAAGTACAGTATCTGTTGCCTTTTCATCATCTAATGATGCATACCCAACTGGATACGGTGATGAACCGGGTTCTTGTGTTGGATCTAATGATGATTTGAGACCTTTAAGGAGGGAGGTGTATGAAGATGGGCAAATTTTTGATATCACACACCAGTTCAATCCGAATACTCCTGTGGGGGATTCTGATGAAGGAGTTGGACAGTTTCTCACTCTTTTGTCGAGCATGAAGAATGGCTCTGATTACAATTTTTCGGAATTGAGATTAGGCGTTCATGCTGGCACTCATGTTGATGCACCAGGACATATGTATGCTGAATATTATGATGCAGGATTTGATGTTGATTCCCTTGACCTTAGAGTTCTCAACG GTCCTGCATTGGTAGTTGATGTTCCAAGAGACAAGAACTTAACTG CGGATGTTATGCAGTCCTTACATATCCCCAAGGGAGTGAAACGAGTACTTTTCAGAACACTGAACACTGACAG GCGTCTTATGTGGAAAAAGGCATTTGACACAAGCTATGTCGGATTCATGAAGGATGGAGCGCAGTGGCTAGTGGATAACACTGACATCAAACTTGTTG gaaTTGATTACTTGTCGGTTGCTGCATTTGATGATTTGATACCTTCCCATCTTGTCTTCCTGAAAAGCAGG GAAATTATTCTTGTTGAAGGGCTGAAGCTGGATGACATAGAAACTGGCATATACAATGTACACTGTCTGCCCTTAAGGTTGCTTGGTGCTGAGGGATCACCTATTAGATGCATATTGATCAAGTAA